CATGTCAGCTTGGTTTTGCAGCAGGCTCCGTTGCGCGTCGGCAGGCAGGTTGCCCGCATTTCCGGCCGCGCCCCAGCCGAAGCGCATCCAGCCGGGGAGTCCCGTTGCGCGAAACCAATGCCGCCAGCCTCGCCCGCCGCCCCCCCGACCGAAGAAACCGCGGCCACGCCCTGCATTCGAGTACCCTGACGCACTATTGCCCGCACAGAAGCCCATTCCACGGCCCGTCTTTGGTCCCATTCCCATCGGTCCTGTTCTATCTCCACCTGGCATGACTCGAACTCCTTTCATCGTCGTTCCCAGCCATTGCGAGCCAATGGCCTGTCGTCTTTCTCGCAGCACCTGCTGCAAAGTTTCTTGCGTTACGTTTGATTTCTCCCTCGACCACGTTCTTGGCCCCGGCCACTGCCACCACAGTTCCGGCCGCGTCCCTGGCCCCGGCCCTGAGTCATGCGCCGGCCCATACCCGCTCGCCGTCGACAGCCGCAGCCCGGCATCGAGAATGCCGGGTCGGGTATCCGTCGCGCCGTGACCGCCTGCAATACTTCCTCGATATCCCCGGAGACGAAGGGGATAATCCGGATGCCGGTCGAGGAAATGCATTCAGCGAGAGGTTGGGAGACGGCGCCGCACACCAGGAGTTCTATGCCCAAGGCGCGTAATTGCGCGGCCATTTCCTGCGGAACGTCGCTGGTGAACGCATCGCGATGAAAAACGGTCGGGGTTCCACCGTCGACTTCGGCGATCAGCAGCGCGCGCGCCGTATCGAGCACGGGTGAAACCCGGCCTTGCCACTCCGTTAAAGCGACTTTCATGAGTCCTATCCTGACACATTCATTCTTCGCTACGAGAGGAGCAGAACCCGTGCCAACCAAAGCCGCTTTGCGGTGGAATGTGTAACCAATTGAAATTAAAGAAGATGCAAACTGGTACTGGGATAGCGGCATCGAGAGAGAATTGGCTATAAGTCGCTATTATGCGACTATAGTCAAGAATAAATGGCGCGACTCTGCGACTTTAATTGGGGACTTGGCTCAGATGCAATAAGACCGGATTCTACGGTGGTCGATCAAAAAGCGGGGTTACCCGATGAGCATCGGGCAACCCCGTCGTGGCCGAGATAGGTGCTTTCTGTCCTGTTCTCACTTGGGAACTTCGCTCAGGGGAATACCCAGCGCATTGGCTACGCCTTTGCCGTACGCGGGATCGGCCTTGAGGCAGTTGCCGATGTGGCGGATTTTGATCTCCTTGGGCGCATCGCCCATGGCGCGCGCTGTATTCTCGAACAGTAGCTTCTGTTGCGCCGGGCTCATCAGCCGGAACAACTTGCCCGGCTGGGAGTAGTAATCGTCGTCCTCACGGTGGTTCCAGTGGTCCGCGGCTCCCTCCAGGCTGAGCGGCGGCTCGGCGAAGTCAGGCTGTTGCTGCCATTCGCCGAAATTGTTCGGCTCATAGCCCAGCGTGCTTCCGTGGTTGCCGTCCACGCGCATCGCGCCGTCGCGGTGGTAGCTGTGGAACGGGCAACGGGCGCGATTCACCGGGATCAGGTGGTGGTTGACGCCGAGCCGGTACCGCTGCGCATCGCCATAGGAAAACAGGCGGCCCTGGAGCATCTTGTCCGGCGAGAAGCCGATTCCGGGCACGATATTGGCCGGATTGAAGGCCGCTTGCTCGACTTCGGCAAAGTAATTCTCGGGATTGCGGTTCAATTCGAGCACCCCCACTTCGATGAGCAAGTAGTCTTTGTGGAACCACACCTTGGTCAGGTCGAAGGGGTTGTACGGGCACTTCGCGGCATCTTTCTCCGGCATGACTTGGATGTACATGGTCCAGCGTGGAAAATCACCCTTCTCGATGCTTTCGTAGAGGTCGCGCTGATGGCTCTCACGGCATTTGCCGATGACCGCCTCGGCCTCTTCATCCGTGAGGTTCTTAATGCCCTGCTGGGTGCGCAGATGGAACTTTACCCAATACCGTTCGTTCTTGGGACTGATCAGGCTGAAGGCGTGGCTGCCAAAGCCGTGCATGTGCCGGTAGGTGGCCGGAATGCCGCGGTCGCTCATCACGACCGTCACTTGGTGCAGCGCCTCGGGAAGCGAGGTCCAGAAGTCCCAATTGTTGAGCGCGCTGCGCAGGTTCGTGCGGGGATCCCGCTTCACCGCGTGATTCAGGTCCGGGAACTTCAGCGGGTCGCGCAGAAAGAACACGGGCGTGTTGTTGCCCACCAGGTCCCAGTTGCCTTCCTCCGTATAGAACTTGATCGCGAAGCCGCGGATGTCCCGTTCGGCGTCCGCCGCGCCTCGCTCGCCCGCCACGGTCGAGAAGC
Above is a genomic segment from Candidatus Hydrogenedentota bacterium containing:
- a CDS encoding catalase, encoding MSDSKKLTTNAGAPVPDNQNVLTAGPRGPQLLQDVWFLEKLAHFDREVIPERRMHAKGSGAYGNFTVTHDITRYTKAKIFSEVGKKTDLFVRFSTVAGERGAADAERDIRGFAIKFYTEEGNWDLVGNNTPVFFLRDPLKFPDLNHAVKRDPRTNLRSALNNWDFWTSLPEALHQVTVVMSDRGIPATYRHMHGFGSHAFSLISPKNERYWVKFHLRTQQGIKNLTDEEAEAVIGKCRESHQRDLYESIEKGDFPRWTMYIQVMPEKDAAKCPYNPFDLTKVWFHKDYLLIEVGVLELNRNPENYFAEVEQAAFNPANIVPGIGFSPDKMLQGRLFSYGDAQRYRLGVNHHLIPVNRARCPFHSYHRDGAMRVDGNHGSTLGYEPNNFGEWQQQPDFAEPPLSLEGAADHWNHREDDDYYSQPGKLFRLMSPAQQKLLFENTARAMGDAPKEIKIRHIGNCLKADPAYGKGVANALGIPLSEVPK
- a CDS encoding NifB/NifX family molybdenum-iron cluster-binding protein, producing MKVALTEWQGRVSPVLDTARALLIAEVDGGTPTVFHRDAFTSDVPQEMAAQLRALGIELLVCGAVSQPLAECISSTGIRIIPFVSGDIEEVLQAVTARRIPDPAFSMPGCGCRRRAGMGRRMTQGRGQGRGRNCGGSGRGQERGRGRNQT
- a CDS encoding DUF5320 domain-containing protein; translated protein: MPGGDRTGPMGMGPKTGRGMGFCAGNSASGYSNAGRGRGFFGRGGGGRGWRHWFRATGLPGWMRFGWGAAGNAGNLPADAQRSLLQNQADMLQRELDAIRRELDALSAGDKSSSQ